The Kitasatospora paranensis genome has a window encoding:
- a CDS encoding response regulator, translated as MSRILVVNDEPGILRALTINLHARHYAVLTAATGAEALDLAGRVLPEAVLLDLGLPDADGMDIIGSLRAWSSVPIIVVSGRDNAAEKVRALDAGADDYLTKPFVMDELLARLRAVLRRSPVEAPPLRAVIGAHEVDVAAATVVGPEGPVRLTPTEWKILTVLLARPGRLVPGRQILHDVWGPEQEDHGNYLRVYFAGLRRKLERDPARPRHLVTEPGIGYRFDP; from the coding sequence GTGAGCCGCATCCTCGTGGTGAACGACGAACCCGGCATCCTGCGGGCCCTCACGATCAACCTCCACGCGCGCCATTACGCCGTCCTCACCGCGGCCACCGGCGCCGAAGCCCTCGACCTGGCGGGCCGCGTCCTGCCCGAGGCCGTTCTGCTCGACCTCGGACTGCCCGACGCCGACGGCATGGACATCATCGGCAGCCTCCGCGCGTGGAGCTCCGTGCCGATCATCGTGGTGTCCGGACGCGACAACGCCGCCGAGAAGGTCCGGGCGCTGGACGCCGGAGCCGACGACTACCTCACCAAGCCGTTCGTCATGGACGAACTCCTCGCCCGCCTCCGCGCCGTCCTGCGCAGGTCCCCGGTCGAGGCGCCGCCGCTGCGGGCCGTCATCGGCGCCCACGAGGTGGACGTCGCGGCGGCCACCGTCGTCGGCCCCGAGGGACCGGTGCGGCTGACCCCCACCGAGTGGAAGATCCTCACCGTCCTCCTGGCCCGTCCCGGCCGACTCGTCCCCGGCCGGCAGATCCTGCACGACGTCTGGGGGCCCGAGCAGGAGGACCACGGCAACTACCTGCGGGTCTACTTCGCCGGCCTGCGCCGCAAGTTGGAGCGCGACCCCGCGCGGCCGCGTCACCTCGTCACCGAGCCGGGCATCGGCTACCGCTTCGACCCGTGA
- a CDS encoding universal stress protein: MTGIDEGHHDGRRTRRIVVGVSGSLGSLAALHRAVDEARRTDAEVLAVLAWLPQGGEHLYRRAPCPPLLTAWQESAAARLGQALQEAFGGAPAGVPLRARVVRGDAGLVLVRAADRSDDLLAVGAGSGGLLRRGLRPSVTTHCVKHAACPVLAVPKPALQKELEAFHRRNVWHLPGTPAAIH; encoded by the coding sequence ATGACCGGCATCGACGAGGGCCATCACGACGGACGACGGACACGGCGGATCGTCGTCGGTGTCAGCGGATCCCTCGGCAGTCTGGCAGCGCTGCACCGGGCCGTCGACGAGGCCCGCCGCACCGACGCGGAGGTCCTGGCCGTCCTGGCCTGGCTCCCGCAGGGCGGCGAGCACCTCTATCGCCGCGCCCCCTGCCCGCCGCTGCTCACCGCCTGGCAGGAGTCCGCCGCCGCCCGCCTGGGCCAGGCACTGCAGGAGGCCTTCGGCGGTGCCCCCGCCGGCGTCCCGCTGCGCGCCCGGGTGGTGCGCGGCGACGCCGGCCTCGTCCTGGTGCGCGCGGCCGACCGGTCCGACGACCTGCTGGCGGTCGGTGCGGGCAGCGGCGGCCTGCTCCGCCGGGGCCTGCGGCCGTCGGTGACGACGCACTGCGTCAAGCACGCCGCCTGCCCGGTCCTCGCCGTGCCGAAGCCCGCACTCCAGAAGGAGCTGGAGGCCTTCCACCGCCGGAACGTCTGGCACCTGCCGGGCACCCCGGCCGCGATCCACTGA